Within the Fischerella sp. PCC 9605 genome, the region CGGGACATTAAGCCTCAAAATATTATTCGTCGTCAAAGCGATGGGCGATTAGTACTGATTGATTTTGGAGCCTCAAAGCTGCTGACAGCAACAGTACAAGCGAAAATGGGAACGACTATCGGCTCACACGGGTATACTCCCATAGAGCAAATGCAGGATGGAGAGGCTTACCCGGCTAGCGATTTATTCAGTTTGGGGACGACTTGCTTTTACCTGCTAACTGGGGTTTCCCCCTCGAAATTGTGGATGAAACAAGGCTACGGTTGGGTGGAATCTTGGTGGCAATATTTCAGTACTCCTACTAGGGGCGGTCTTTCCCTATCTATGGAGTTGGGCATGGTGATCGAAAAATTGCTGAAAGTAAATATTCAAGAACGCTATCAATCCGCTGATGATGTGATGAGAGACTTGACACGTCAGCCATCACTATTACCAGTCCCTGAAACCATACTGTCAAACTCGTCAGAAACTCAGCCGGGATTTTTATTAAGACCAGGTAGAAGGTTCAAAAATCGACTATTGGTGAATGCTGCTATTGTCATTTTCGGATTAGGAGGAGTTTGGTTTTTTCTATCTCGCCAGCAGGGTATCACTCAATCTTCTAATTCCAATCAACCGAAAGAAACAATTGTCAAAAATTCCGACCAAACCAACACTTTGAAGGGACATGCCAGTGATGTGAATTCTGTCACCTTCTCTCCTGATGGACAAAAGCTTGCCACTGGCAGTGATGATAAAACAATCAAAGTCTGGAATGTGGCAACCAAAGAGGAAATCTTGACTCTGAAGGGGCATTCCGAATGGGTTTGGAGTCTTGCTTTCAGTCCTGATGGGCAAACCCTTGCTTCTGCTGGTGCAGACAAAACGATAAAAATATGGAATCTAGCTACTAACAAAGAAATTCGCACTCTCAAAGGACATGCTGCTGGAGTGACTTCCATTGCTTTCAGTCCCGATGGCAAAACCCTTGCTAGCGGCAGTTTAGACAATACGGTTAAACTGTGGAGTCTGGAAACAGGAAAGGAAATTTGCACCTTCAAAGGGCATTCTCAGTCAGTTGCTTCTGTAGCTTTTAGTCCTGACGGGCAAACTGTTGCTAGTGGTAGTTGGGATAAGACCATTAAAATATGGAGTTTAGCGACCGAAAAAGCTATTCGCACTCTCAAGGGACATGCGGATTTGGTTATTTCCGTAGCTTTCAGCCCTGATGGTAACAGCCTTGCTAGTGGCAGTAAGGACAAAACAATTAAGTTGTGGAATTTAGCAACGGGAGAGGTAACTCTCACCCTCAAAGCGCATACTGATAAAGTCAATTCCGTTGCTTTTGTACCAAACACCGCCCACAGTAAAAGTTTAGATGGAGTTACTCTTGTTAGTGGTAGTAGTGACAACACAATTAAATTGTGGAATCTGAAAACTGAGAAGGAAATTCGCACTTTAAAGAAGGATTCTGGTTATATTTATTCTGTCGCTATTAGTCCAGATGGACAGACTATTGCTAGTGGTGGCAGTGCGGAGAATATTGTGAAGATTTGGCGGTTATTGAAGTGAAAGTTAGAGTTCAGGAGTTTTGGATTGTAATTTCCACATTTGGAAACCAGAACTCATCGGACACTGATAAGCACCCACGTCCCAAGCTTGAGGAGTTTGATACGGATAGTACCCACCTGTGAGAAAGGGGTCATGTTTTAAAACTGCTGAAATGCTTATCCTATCTATATTTTAACAGTTTATTATCCCATTTTTGGTCTCTTTGTAAGAAATCTGGGTGAGAGGAGATGAAGATTTCAGACTATGAAAATATTGTAATTATGAATTGATTGATTACTCAGCAAAATATAAAATAATTTATTGAATTATTGTATATATACATTTAAAGTTTCCTGTGATGAAAATGGTTATCACAGGAATATTGCGCCTAAGTGCTCACCAAAAGTTGACAAGGCCCTTAATGTCAGCTGGATTGATTATGGTTGCAAGCCGCAACAGCTACCCCTGCCACAAGCGCAAAAAACCGGATCAGGAGAGGCGCAAGGGTAGGGGATATTGATTCGAGTTGTTCGTCCGTCTGTATAAATTTTAAATTTTTAATCGCTATAGCTTAACTCTAAAACTCTAACTTCTAGCTCGTTCAAACAAAGCACGATAAACAGGTTCACCCTTTTTTTGAGTAGCTATTTCTCGTTCTGTAGGTACTGGTAGGGGATTTTCTGCTAGCCATTCTCCTGAACCTTGCCTTTGGAAAGCTGGATGACAAGCAAAGCGATCGCACATTTCCATCGCTACAAACTCCACATCCGATTGTAAAAATACTATTCCCCCTGGCACAAGATAATCTGCCAGTTCAGCGACTAACTCCGGTTGTACAACCCGCCGTTTGGCGTGGCGATTTTTAAACCACGGATCGGGAAACTGAATAGTGACGCGCTGTAAAGTTCCTGTGGGGAGAGTTGATAAAAGCGATCGCAAGGAATTATTCACATTGCAAAAAAGATAGTGCAGGTTTGTCAGTCCCAATTCATCCCGTAATCTATTGGCTTCGTCTACCAACGCTTCTCGAATTTCCAAACCGAGAAAATTCCAGTTAGGTTCTACCTGCGCCATCTTCAACACAAACCTTCCCCTAGCACAGCCAATATCGAGGTGTAGCGGTTGATTTGGCTGAGCATAAACTTTTGCCCAGTCAAGGGGATTGACGGGTGTTTGATACTTTTGTGCTAATGGGTTAACGTGTTGACGGACTCGGATAGGCATACTTACTATTCAATACTTCCAAATTCTAATGTGTTTAGAGTCACTATAAAAAATCGTCAGATCATCTATTTGACGATTCACCATCACAAGTCTAATAATTTCTACTTACAACATAAATGCCTAATCCTAAAGGGAACCCAGAAAACTTAAAACCATTTAGGGATTTCCAAGAAATAAATTATCCTGGACTGTGGAGTGCGCCCTTATCAAGTGGCAGGAGAGACGCCTGCCTCCACAAGAGATTTTTGGATACTTTTTTATTTGGAAGTCCCTTAAGACTGATAGAGACGAACCATTGACTGAAAAAATCAATTTACGTATTACAAAATCAATGAAAGAGGAACTAAGTAAAAAAGAAGATGCCCCGGAATTTTGTAGGCAAGCTATCCAAAAAGCACTCTCTGAAGAGAAGCAAGCGAAAAGCCAGGATAGCTAGGTTTGTGATGCGAAATTTTTAGATATTTTTACCCGCTAGCTTTTAATTGTTAGCTTCATTATGTATATAAATATTAAGCGCGATCGCTGCTAAGCAAAATTACAAAGCAGAGGTTATACTCTTTTGCAAAAGAGTTTTTACACACTGTTTTTAAGAAAGTCCTTACTTCAATGATTTCCAATTTTCGCTTTGCCATAGTCAGCGACTTGCACATTGCGCTTCCCCAGACAATCTGGAATCATCCTAGCCGTTTTCATTTGGTGGAAGTCAGTATTCCAGCGTTTGAAACTGTACTAGAACATTTAACACAGCTGAATTTAGATTTTCTTTTGTTACCTGGAGACTTAACCCAACACGGTGAACCAGAAAATCATACTTGGTTGGAAAAACGCCTAGCACAATTACCTTTTCCTGTCTACGTCGTTCCTGGCAATCATGATGTTCCTGTGCTCAAAGCTAACGAGCAATCAATTGCTTTTGAAGAATTTCCTTATTATTATCGTAAATTCGGCTACCATAATCCAGAGCAATTCTATTACACTTGTGAGGTATTGCCAGGAGTCAGACTGATTGGTCTGAATTCTAACTTTTTTAATGACCAAGCAGAGCAAATTGGACGCTTGGATACTAAACAGCTGCGGTGGTTGGAAGAGGTGCTAGCTACAGCTGATGATGAATTGGTACTGGTGATGATACATCACAACGTTGTTGAGCATCTACCCAATCAATCACGCCATCCAATGGCAAATCGCTACATGTTAGAAAATGCAGCAGAATTATTGCATCTACTACGGCATTACGGTGTGAGGCTGGTATTTACGGGGCATTTACACGTTCAGGATGTAGCGTACTCTCAGGGAGTATATGACATCACCACTGGTTCTTTAGTTAGTTATCCTCATCCATATCGAGTCTTAGAATTCCACCAAGATAGCCACGGTAGACAGTGGTTGCAAATGTTATCCTATCGAGTGGAGTCAGTACCTAATTTCCCCAACTTGCAATATACTTCGCGAAAATGGATGGGCGATCGCAGTTTTCCTTTCTTAATGAAATTACTTACTCTACCGCCTTTAAACCTACCACTAGAGCAAGCACAAGAACTAGCTCCTACTCTCCGGGATTTTTGGGCAAACATTGCCAATGGAGATGCGCTGTTTAACTACTCGCATTTTCCCCCAGAAGTAAGTCGTTATTTTGAAAAATACGGAGCGATCGCAACTTGTGGCACACCCACCTTCATTGATAATAACAGTACGTTGTTGCTTTAGTTGTTGGTTGTTGGTGGTTGGTGGTTGGTAGTTGGTTGTTGGTTGTTGGT harbors:
- a CDS encoding serine/threonine-protein kinase, giving the protein MICCLNPDCQNPLNPEGSLYCENCKTPLISLLRGHYRVIERLSVEGGFSITYLAEDIDKLNEKCVVKQLAPKVQETGALKKAVQLFEQEAQRLQELGEHPQIPHLLAYFEQDNYLYLVQQFIDGQNLRKELHRRGRFSEREIRELLLDLLPVLKFIHERGVIHRDIKPQNIIRRQSDGRLVLIDFGASKLLTATVQAKMGTTIGSHGYTPIEQMQDGEAYPASDLFSLGTTCFYLLTGVSPSKLWMKQGYGWVESWWQYFSTPTRGGLSLSMELGMVIEKLLKVNIQERYQSADDVMRDLTRQPSLLPVPETILSNSSETQPGFLLRPGRRFKNRLLVNAAIVIFGLGGVWFFLSRQQGITQSSNSNQPKETIVKNSDQTNTLKGHASDVNSVTFSPDGQKLATGSDDKTIKVWNVATKEEILTLKGHSEWVWSLAFSPDGQTLASAGADKTIKIWNLATNKEIRTLKGHAAGVTSIAFSPDGKTLASGSLDNTVKLWSLETGKEICTFKGHSQSVASVAFSPDGQTVASGSWDKTIKIWSLATEKAIRTLKGHADLVISVAFSPDGNSLASGSKDKTIKLWNLATGEVTLTLKAHTDKVNSVAFVPNTAHSKSLDGVTLVSGSSDNTIKLWNLKTEKEIRTLKKDSGYIYSVAISPDGQTIASGGSAENIVKIWRLLK
- the trmB gene encoding tRNA (guanosine(46)-N7)-methyltransferase TrmB, which encodes MPIRVRQHVNPLAQKYQTPVNPLDWAKVYAQPNQPLHLDIGCARGRFVLKMAQVEPNWNFLGLEIREALVDEANRLRDELGLTNLHYLFCNVNNSLRSLLSTLPTGTLQRVTIQFPDPWFKNRHAKRRVVQPELVAELADYLVPGGIVFLQSDVEFVAMEMCDRFACHPAFQRQGSGEWLAENPLPVPTEREIATQKKGEPVYRALFERARS
- a CDS encoding metallophosphoesterase family protein; this translates as MISNFRFAIVSDLHIALPQTIWNHPSRFHLVEVSIPAFETVLEHLTQLNLDFLLLPGDLTQHGEPENHTWLEKRLAQLPFPVYVVPGNHDVPVLKANEQSIAFEEFPYYYRKFGYHNPEQFYYTCEVLPGVRLIGLNSNFFNDQAEQIGRLDTKQLRWLEEVLATADDELVLVMIHHNVVEHLPNQSRHPMANRYMLENAAELLHLLRHYGVRLVFTGHLHVQDVAYSQGVYDITTGSLVSYPHPYRVLEFHQDSHGRQWLQMLSYRVESVPNFPNLQYTSRKWMGDRSFPFLMKLLTLPPLNLPLEQAQELAPTLRDFWANIANGDALFNYSHFPPEVSRYFEKYGAIATCGTPTFIDNNSTLLL